Proteins from a single region of Candidatus Methylomirabilis sp.:
- the dtd gene encoding D-aminoacyl-tRNA deacylase translates to MRAVIQRVREASVRVDGQEVAAIGPGLLILLGAGRADTMEAARWLAGKVAELRIFEDAQGKMNRSLHEVGGAALVVSQFTLYGDARKGRRPSFTGAAPPEAAVPLLRVFVAELRERGLPVQEGVFGAKMQVHLVNDGPVTLLLDTANR, encoded by the coding sequence ATGCGGGCGGTCATCCAGCGGGTCCGGGAGGCCTCCGTCCGGGTTGACGGGCAGGAGGTGGCCGCCATCGGCCCCGGCCTCCTCATCCTCCTCGGGGCAGGGCGCGCGGACACGATGGAGGCCGCCCGCTGGCTGGCGGGGAAGGTGGCGGAGCTGCGCATCTTCGAGGATGCCCAGGGGAAGATGAACCGCTCCCTCCACGAGGTGGGGGGCGCGGCCCTCGTCGTTTCCCAGTTCACGCTCTACGGGGACGCCCGGAAGGGGCGGCGGCCCTCCTTCACGGGCGCCGCCCCGCCGGAGGCGGCCGTCCCCCTGCTGCGGGTCTTCGTGGCCGAGCTGCGGGAGCGGGGCCTCCCGGTCCAGGAAGGGGTCTTCGGCGCGAAGATGCAGGTCCACCTCGTGAACGACGGCCCCGTCACCCTCCTGCTAGACACCGCGAACCGGTGA
- the xerD gene encoding site-specific tyrosine recombinase XerD: MDMLVDEYLTALAAERGASRHTREAYARDLRRYLDFLEGQGLRSIATIRPAHLHTFLARLQEEGLTGRSAARALSAVRGFHRFLLATGRAAEDPAELVRRPRPMRRLPRVLSLAEVERLLAAPETRRPAGLRDRAMLEFLYATGLRVSELTGLRLGAVNLTAGFVRTVGKGDRERVIPVGREALRWLREYLAHGRPALLKRRESPTLFVGRRGAALTRQACWALLKRHARQAGIGRTVSPHTLRHSFATHLLERGADLRAVQMMLGHADLGTTQIYTHVARAHLKDIHRRFHPRA, encoded by the coding sequence CTGGACATGCTGGTGGACGAGTACCTGACGGCACTGGCGGCGGAGCGCGGGGCGTCCCGCCATACCCGGGAGGCCTACGCGCGCGATCTGCGCCGCTACCTCGACTTTCTGGAGGGGCAGGGCCTCCGGAGCATCGCGACCATCCGCCCCGCGCACCTCCACACGTTCCTCGCCCGGCTGCAGGAGGAGGGGCTGACGGGGCGCTCGGCTGCCCGGGCCCTGTCGGCCGTCCGGGGCTTCCACCGGTTCCTCCTCGCGACCGGCCGGGCGGCCGAGGATCCCGCCGAGCTGGTCCGCCGGCCGCGCCCGATGCGCCGGCTGCCGCGCGTCCTGAGCCTCGCCGAGGTGGAGCGCCTGCTCGCCGCGCCCGAGACGCGCCGGCCAGCCGGCCTCCGCGATCGAGCGATGCTGGAGTTCCTCTATGCCACCGGCCTCAGGGTGAGCGAGCTCACCGGCCTTCGCCTCGGCGCGGTCAACCTGACGGCCGGCTTCGTCCGCACGGTGGGGAAGGGGGACCGGGAGCGGGTGATCCCGGTGGGGCGGGAGGCCTTGCGCTGGCTCCGGGAGTACCTGGCGCACGGCCGGCCGGCCCTCCTGAAGCGCCGGGAGAGTCCCACCCTCTTCGTCGGCCGGCGCGGCGCCGCCCTGACCCGTCAGGCCTGCTGGGCCCTCCTGAAGCGCCACGCGCGGCAGGCCGGGATCGGCCGGACCGTCTCCCCGCACACGCTCCGCCACTCCTTCGCCACCCACCTCCTGGAGCGCGGCGCCGACCTCCGGGCCGTCCAGATGATGCTGGGC
- a CDS encoding sigma-54 dependent transcriptional regulator, translating to MILVVEDKPSMRRMLRETLEGAGYKVDEAADGEEALKKLSLNHYQLVLTDVKLPKKDGLAVLRAAREVAGNLPVILMTAYGTVESAVQAMKDGAVDFLTKPFDSDYLLRLIERALERYRLYTENLVLKEGVAEKMGFPKIVGASRAMQQVSALIQKVAPSNATALLLGESGTGKELFARAIHQMGTRAGRPFIAINCAAIPDTLLENELFGHEKGAYTGAQAQKQGKFELADGGTLFLDEIGDLSPAVQAKLLRVLQDGAFERVGGTKPIQVDVRIIAATNTDLARAVRDRKFREDLFFRLNVFPISIPPLRDRPEDIPMLVTHFVYRFAQEMRKEIREVTPEALKALMAYPWPGNVRELENFIERAVILTTGPALTVQDFALGLKRGRGERESEFPLTGSLHEVGARASARAERDLIVRTLQATGGNKSKAAEMLQVSYKTLLNKIKEFGIEATPEER from the coding sequence ATGATCCTGGTGGTCGAGGATAAGCCCAGCATGCGCCGGATGCTCCGGGAAACGCTGGAGGGGGCCGGCTACAAGGTGGACGAGGCCGCGGACGGGGAGGAGGCCCTCAAGAAGCTCAGCCTCAACCACTACCAGCTCGTCCTCACCGACGTAAAGCTGCCCAAGAAGGACGGGCTGGCGGTCCTCCGGGCCGCGCGGGAGGTGGCCGGCAATCTGCCCGTGATCCTCATGACGGCCTACGGCACCGTCGAGAGCGCCGTCCAGGCGATGAAGGACGGGGCCGTGGACTTCCTGACCAAGCCCTTCGACAGCGACTACCTGCTCCGCCTGATCGAGCGGGCCCTGGAGCGGTATCGGCTCTATACCGAGAACCTGGTCCTGAAGGAGGGGGTCGCCGAGAAGATGGGCTTCCCCAAGATCGTGGGGGCGAGCCGGGCGATGCAGCAGGTGAGTGCCCTCATCCAGAAGGTGGCCCCAAGCAATGCCACCGCCCTGCTGCTCGGCGAGAGCGGAACCGGGAAGGAGCTCTTCGCCCGAGCCATCCATCAGATGGGCACGCGGGCCGGCCGGCCGTTCATCGCCATCAACTGCGCGGCCATCCCCGACACCCTGCTGGAGAACGAGCTGTTCGGGCATGAGAAGGGGGCGTACACCGGGGCCCAGGCCCAGAAACAGGGGAAGTTCGAGCTGGCCGACGGCGGGACCCTCTTCCTGGACGAGATCGGGGACCTGAGCCCGGCGGTCCAGGCGAAGCTCCTGCGGGTCCTCCAGGACGGCGCCTTCGAGCGGGTCGGCGGGACGAAGCCAATCCAGGTGGATGTCCGGATCATCGCCGCGACCAATACCGATCTGGCCCGGGCCGTCCGGGACCGGAAGTTCCGGGAAGACCTCTTCTTCCGCCTGAACGTCTTCCCCATCAGCATTCCGCCGCTCCGCGACCGGCCCGAGGACATTCCCATGCTGGTCACCCACTTCGTCTACCGGTTTGCCCAGGAGATGCGGAAGGAGATCCGGGAGGTGACCCCGGAGGCCCTGAAGGCGCTCATGGCCTACCCCTGGCCCGGGAATGTCCGGGAACTGGAGAACTTCATCGAGCGGGCCGTCATCCTGACCACGGGGCCGGCCCTCACCGTCCAGGACTTCGCCCTGGGGCTCAAGCGGGGGCGGGGGGAGCGGGAATCGGAGTTCCCCCTCACGGGGAGCCTCCACGAGGTCGGCGCGCGGGCCTCCGCGCGCGCCGAGCGGGACCTCATCGTCCGGACCCTGCAGGCGACCGGCGGCAACAAGTCCAAGGCGGCCGAGATGCTCCAGGTCTCCTACAAGACTCTCCTGAACAAGATCAAGGAGTTCGGCATCGAGGCCACGCCGGAGGAGCGCTGA